From the Odocoileus virginianus isolate 20LAN1187 ecotype Illinois unplaced genomic scaffold, Ovbor_1.2 Unplaced_Contig_20, whole genome shotgun sequence genome, the window TACCCTAACTATAACCAATGGCTCAAGGTTTCAAGTGTCTGAATTTGTTCTAATGGGGTTTCCAGGCATTCACAGCTGGCAACACTGGCTCTCCCTGCCCCTGGCTCTACTCTACCTCTTAGCTCTTGGTGCCAATCTCCTCATCCTGATCACCATCCATCATGAGTCTACCTTACACCAGCCCATGTATTACTTCCTTGGTATCTTGGCTGTAGTGGACATTGGCCTGGCTACTACCATCATGCCCAAAATCCTGGCCATTCTCTGGTTTAATGCCAAGACCATCAGTCTCTCTGAGTGCTTTACTCAGATGTATGCCATCAACACTTTCATGAGCATGGAGTCAGGCATCTTCCTCTGCATGGCTGTGGATAGGTATGTAGCCATTTGCTATCCCCTTCAATACCCTTCCATAGTCACTGAGACTTTTGTGGTCAAAGTCACACTGTCTATGATGCTCAGGAATGGCCTACTGGTCATCCCAGTGCCTGTACTTGCTGCCCAGAGACACTATTG encodes:
- the OR56B4 gene encoding olfactory receptor 56B4 yields the protein MDTTLTITNGSRFQVSEFVLMGFPGIHSWQHWLSLPLALLYLLALGANLLILITIHHESTLHQPMYYFLGILAVVDIGLATTIMPKILAILWFNAKTISLSECFTQMYAINTFMSMESGIFLCMAVDRYVAICYPLQYPSIVTETFVVKVTLSMMLRNGLLVIPVPVLAAQRHYCSRNEIDHCLCSNLGVTSLACDDITINRFYHLALAWFMVGSDMGLVFASYMLIIHSVLRLNSAEATSKALSTCSSHLTLILFFYTAIIVVSVTHLAGRRFPIIPVLLNVLHSVIPPALNPMVYALRTQELRVGFQRLFGLGENTSRK